Proteins encoded together in one Riemerella anatipestifer window:
- a CDS encoding PSP1 domain-containing protein, with the protein MSCGCGASGNSTHTCGTKSASGCASVDTCGNSYKLSVFDWLSNIKPPAPSQNEFVEVRFKNERKCFFRNVHNLPLSIGSVVTVEANPGHDVGVVSLTGELVKIQMKKKKTSPEECLKIYRISNQKDIDVWQSTRNKEEEVKLEARKIARNLRLQMKISDVEFQGDGTKATFYYTAEGRVDFRQLIKEYATMFRTKIDMKQIGYRQEASKVGGIGSCGRELCCSTWLTDFRSVNTNAARYQQLSINPQKLAGQCGKLKCCLNFELDSYLDALDAFPSTNTTINTEKGKAFCIKIDVFKKKMWFAYVENSMMWYDLDVDEVKRLIKQNNEGRKAEPLEDLKSQNLPKEVRNVDLIQEDSIDRFEKKDNARRKNRKRNNEGGKPQNNNRSPQNNSNKEEGGNGAKKPRPKHKNKRKPNPRNTDNDKG; encoded by the coding sequence ATGAGTTGTGGATGTGGAGCATCTGGAAACTCTACTCATACTTGTGGGACAAAATCAGCCTCGGGGTGTGCTAGTGTAGACACCTGTGGTAATAGTTATAAATTAAGTGTTTTTGATTGGCTTTCAAATATAAAGCCACCAGCACCTTCCCAAAATGAATTTGTAGAGGTAAGATTTAAAAACGAAAGGAAATGTTTTTTTAGGAATGTTCATAACCTTCCGCTTAGTATAGGGAGTGTGGTAACGGTAGAGGCAAATCCGGGACACGATGTAGGGGTGGTAAGCCTTACAGGGGAGCTAGTAAAAATACAAATGAAAAAAAAGAAGACTAGCCCTGAAGAGTGCCTTAAAATATACAGAATATCCAATCAGAAGGATATAGATGTGTGGCAATCCACTAGAAATAAAGAAGAAGAGGTTAAACTAGAGGCTCGCAAAATAGCAAGAAATCTTAGGTTGCAGATGAAAATTTCTGATGTGGAATTCCAAGGTGACGGTACCAAAGCCACTTTTTACTATACTGCTGAAGGCAGAGTAGATTTTAGACAGCTGATTAAGGAGTACGCCACAATGTTTCGTACTAAGATAGATATGAAGCAGATAGGCTACCGTCAAGAAGCGTCTAAAGTTGGAGGAATAGGCTCGTGTGGGAGAGAGCTTTGCTGTTCTACTTGGCTTACCGATTTTCGTTCGGTTAATACCAATGCAGCTCGTTATCAGCAGTTAAGCATCAATCCCCAAAAGTTGGCAGGGCAATGCGGTAAGCTTAAATGTTGTCTCAACTTTGAACTAGATAGCTATCTAGATGCCTTAGATGCGTTCCCTTCCACTAATACCACTATCAATACCGAGAAAGGTAAAGCGTTTTGCATTAAGATAGATGTTTTCAAAAAGAAAATGTGGTTTGCTTATGTAGAAAACTCTATGATGTGGTACGATTTAGATGTAGATGAAGTTAAAAGGCTTATCAAGCAGAATAATGAAGGTAGAAAAGCAGAACCCTTAGAAGATTTAAAGAGTCAAAATCTTCCCAAAGAAGTGCGCAATGTAGATCTTATTCAGGAAGATAGCATAGATAGATTTGAGAAGAAAGATAACGCTAGACGAAAAAATAGAAAACGAAATAATGAGGGTGGTAAACCTCAGAACAATAATAGAAGCCCTCAAAATAATTCAAATAAAGAGGAGGGAGGCAACGGAGCTAAGAAACCTCGCCCAAAACATAAAAATAAAAGAAAACCCAACCCAAGAAATACGGATAATGACAAAGGTTAA
- a CDS encoding penicillin-binding protein 1A — MTSDKNQKQTFPLPPKKKKNNGYRKWIKLIWLGLVGFVVGVAALFFATSQGLLGEMPDVQDLENPDIYVASEIISSDGVTLGKFEMEKTDPITYKDMPPHLIYALQAKEDERFKEHSGIDLKSILRAIRFGGDRGGGSTITQQLAKLLFTKKASTNKFRRVTQKLKEWVVAVSLEKRYTKEEIITMYFNKFDFTYNAHGIEMASKIYFNKKTKDLTLPEAAMFVAMLEAPVANNPLRNEERAKKRRDVVLKQMLETGYIDQATYEKAVAQPLVVNYTPIKNITEGNSAYYKYYLRKEIAQYLKDYEKKTGKSVNLFRDGLKIYVTLDSRMQKYAEEAIKEHLTQLQKSFDAEQRRNPSRPFYKVSKDRQNRIMMRAVKRTGRYQQLLASGMPEDSIIMEFHKPTKLTRFTWDGEEEVEMSPWDSIRYHKQIAQAGLMSMDPSTGDIKAWVGGIDWQHFQYDHVRQGKRQVGSTFKPFVYAAAIMNLGMTPCTPISNATYTKGSWRVLGSGGSLTLRDALAHSKNPVAARLIESVGVDNVIQLARDLGVESDIPRNNTIALGSSEITIYEMLGAYSTFANFGNYVKPEMIWRIEDANGRVITEVKSELKEIMNEKYAYSMIDLMKGVAAYGTASGELRRKGISAGVEIAAKTGTTNDNSDGWFIGMVPKLATGVWVGWEDRDTHFWSTGEGQGAKMALPIWALFMKKVWANKSLNISPEEKFVKPSDWTNGCDDLRGMGGYGDEGGLQTLDELRNPKPVEAKPKGSSTGREENINEKLNSSEEIDFNQ, encoded by the coding sequence ATGACTTCTGATAAAAATCAAAAACAAACCTTTCCTCTTCCTCCCAAAAAGAAGAAGAATAACGGATATAGAAAATGGATTAAGTTAATATGGCTAGGTTTAGTGGGCTTTGTAGTAGGTGTAGCAGCTTTGTTTTTTGCAACCTCTCAAGGTCTTTTAGGAGAAATGCCAGATGTACAAGATTTGGAGAATCCTGATATTTATGTAGCTTCGGAGATTATCTCTTCAGATGGGGTAACTTTAGGTAAATTTGAAATGGAGAAAACAGATCCTATTACCTATAAGGATATGCCTCCTCATTTAATTTATGCTTTACAAGCTAAAGAAGATGAGAGATTTAAGGAGCATTCAGGGATAGATTTAAAGTCTATACTGAGGGCTATTCGTTTTGGAGGTGATAGAGGTGGAGGTTCTACCATTACCCAGCAGTTAGCGAAACTTTTATTTACTAAAAAAGCGTCCACTAATAAATTTAGAAGGGTTACCCAAAAACTTAAAGAATGGGTAGTGGCGGTAAGTCTTGAGAAGCGTTATACCAAAGAGGAAATCATTACGATGTACTTCAATAAGTTTGATTTTACATACAACGCTCATGGTATAGAGATGGCGTCAAAGATTTACTTTAATAAGAAAACTAAAGATTTAACACTTCCTGAAGCTGCTATGTTTGTAGCGATGTTGGAGGCACCTGTGGCCAATAATCCGCTTCGTAATGAGGAACGAGCTAAGAAGAGGAGAGATGTGGTACTTAAGCAAATGTTAGAAACAGGCTACATAGACCAAGCAACTTACGAAAAAGCAGTTGCACAACCATTAGTGGTTAATTACACTCCAATTAAAAACATTACAGAAGGAAATTCTGCTTATTACAAATATTATCTTAGAAAAGAAATTGCTCAGTATCTAAAAGATTATGAGAAGAAAACAGGCAAGTCGGTTAATTTGTTTAGAGATGGGCTCAAGATTTATGTAACATTAGATTCTAGAATGCAGAAGTATGCAGAGGAAGCTATTAAGGAACATTTAACTCAACTACAGAAATCTTTTGATGCAGAGCAGAGAAGAAATCCTAGTCGACCGTTCTATAAGGTAAGTAAAGACCGTCAAAATAGAATTATGATGAGGGCGGTTAAGCGTACAGGGCGTTATCAGCAGCTTTTAGCATCAGGTATGCCAGAAGACTCTATTATTATGGAGTTTCATAAACCTACTAAACTAACGAGATTTACATGGGATGGAGAGGAAGAAGTTGAAATGTCTCCTTGGGATTCTATCCGCTATCATAAGCAAATTGCACAGGCTGGGTTAATGTCTATGGATCCATCTACTGGAGATATTAAGGCGTGGGTAGGAGGTATAGATTGGCAACATTTTCAGTATGACCATGTAAGACAAGGTAAAAGACAGGTGGGGTCAACATTTAAACCATTTGTTTATGCAGCTGCTATTATGAATTTGGGAATGACGCCTTGTACACCTATTTCTAATGCAACATATACCAAGGGAAGCTGGAGAGTTTTAGGCTCTGGAGGTTCGCTTACACTTAGAGATGCTTTAGCTCATTCTAAAAACCCTGTAGCTGCAAGGCTTATAGAATCTGTGGGAGTAGATAATGTGATTCAGTTAGCTAGAGATTTAGGAGTTGAAAGTGATATTCCTAGAAACAATACAATTGCACTAGGTTCTTCCGAAATTACAATATACGAAATGCTAGGAGCTTATAGTACTTTTGCCAACTTTGGTAACTATGTGAAACCTGAGATGATATGGCGTATAGAAGATGCCAATGGTAGGGTAATAACAGAAGTAAAATCTGAGTTAAAAGAAATAATGAATGAGAAGTATGCTTATTCTATGATTGATTTGATGAAAGGTGTGGCTGCCTATGGTACAGCATCTGGAGAGCTAAGAAGAAAAGGCATTAGTGCAGGTGTTGAAATCGCAGCCAAAACAGGTACAACTAACGATAACTCAGATGGTTGGTTTATAGGTATGGTGCCGAAATTAGCCACAGGCGTTTGGGTTGGTTGGGAAGATAGAGATACTCACTTCTGGAGTACAGGTGAAGGGCAAGGTGCTAAGATGGCATTACCTATATGGGCTCTATTTATGAAGAAAGTATGGGCGAATAAGAGTCTGAATATATCTCCAGAGGAAAAATTTGTAAAACCTTCGGATTGGACGAATGGTTGTGATGATCTTAGAGGTATGGGAGGCTATGGCGACGAAGGAGGGCTACAAACTTTAGATGAGTTAAGAAACCCTAAACCAGTAGAGGCTAAGCCTAAAGGCTCTTCTACAGGGCGGGAAGAAAATATAAATGAGAAATTAAACTCTTCAGAGGAAATAGATTTTAATCAATAA
- a CDS encoding GLPGLI family protein, giving the protein MKNLVILVLVLTFENIFSQYRFVYRIDFKIDSLNKDFVQSENFNLDITSNGSVFYPEVFSEWASIYQNNGSVSKSKLPETKLDYMIQKNYKDGETYFREMIGANLYEMREPRKITWKHSNETQQYNNYKVKKATTTFAGRQWEAWFSDEFLVNDGPYKFKGLPGLILKIKDTHSDYEIFLVEVKKIDHPFTFDFFNHIRIKTLSIDYDAYLKKNQSFKENPALMFIEMGIQLPPEEMKKFSEARKSINAKQNNKIELTY; this is encoded by the coding sequence ATGAAGAATTTAGTTATATTAGTTTTAGTGTTGACATTTGAGAATATATTTTCTCAATACAGATTTGTTTATCGTATAGATTTCAAGATTGACTCCCTGAATAAGGATTTCGTTCAATCAGAAAATTTTAATTTGGACATTACCAGTAATGGGTCTGTTTTTTACCCAGAAGTTTTTTCAGAGTGGGCTTCTATTTATCAAAATAATGGGTCTGTAAGCAAAAGTAAGCTCCCAGAAACTAAATTAGATTATATGATACAGAAGAATTATAAAGATGGAGAAACTTATTTCAGAGAAATGATTGGAGCAAACTTGTATGAAATGCGTGAACCACGAAAAATTACTTGGAAACATTCTAATGAAACACAGCAATATAATAATTATAAAGTGAAAAAAGCAACTACTACTTTTGCTGGAAGACAATGGGAAGCGTGGTTTTCAGATGAATTCCTTGTCAATGATGGACCGTATAAATTTAAGGGATTGCCAGGTTTGATTTTGAAGATAAAAGACACGCACTCAGACTACGAAATCTTTCTTGTAGAAGTAAAGAAAATAGACCATCCGTTTACCTTTGATTTTTTTAATCATATAAGAATTAAGACATTGAGTATAGACTACGACGCCTATCTCAAAAAGAATCAAAGTTTTAAAGAAAATCCAGCGTTGATGTTTATAGAAATGGGTATCCAGTTGCCGCCTGAAGAAATGAAAAAGTTTTCAGAAGCCCGTAAAAGTATAAATGCCAAACAAAATAATAAAATAGAATTAACCTATTAA
- a CDS encoding heme-binding domain-containing protein codes for MKKVALALLAAGVILQFFQIDKTNPPVDKGMDFVQIKKMPESTANILKSACYDCHSNETKYPWYTNVQPVAWFVKEHIDDGRKHLNFSTFATYSPEKQTKKIEESIEEIEKGGMPLESYLLAHSEAKLSDSQKKELVSFLKQSIGDNSQTSGATTDGDEDED; via the coding sequence ATGAAAAAAGTAGCGTTGGCTTTATTAGCCGCTGGAGTAATTCTCCAATTCTTTCAAATAGATAAAACTAATCCGCCCGTAGACAAAGGAATGGATTTTGTACAAATTAAAAAAATGCCAGAATCTACCGCAAATATCCTTAAAAGTGCTTGCTATGACTGCCATTCCAACGAAACCAAGTACCCTTGGTACACCAATGTACAACCTGTGGCTTGGTTTGTAAAAGAGCATATAGATGACGGTAGAAAGCACCTTAACTTCTCTACATTTGCCACTTATAGCCCTGAAAAGCAAACAAAAAAAATAGAAGAGTCTATAGAAGAAATAGAGAAAGGAGGTATGCCACTAGAATCTTACCTATTAGCACATTCTGAAGCAAAACTATCTGATAGCCAAAAGAAAGAGCTAGTAAGCTTCCTAAAGCAATCTATTGGTGATAACTCTCAAACTTCTGGCGCTACAACAGATGGAGATGAAGACGAAGATTAA
- a CDS encoding c-type cytochrome, with protein MISWRKHYKKGLIAIGLLLSTSASVYSQDAASGDPKNGETLFKTNCAACHALDKQMVGPALGGVVDRLQTEQGLGADWLHKWIKDNKALRASGDKYANEVFEKFNKTEMTTFPGLSEKDIDDILAYTTNPPVVDPPAADAAAEANNLDTIKKAQQERTNSTIVLVSLLFIAALLVWLLLRLRQLVKLSQSDELSELNATRTQSFGELYQKYHYVGKGVLAVLAILAVYGVWNWLMWVGVYKGYKPEQPIYFSHKIHAGENKIDCQLCHSSAKYGKVSEIPSLNVCMNCHKNISEYKGNYIEPGKSKEFYTAEIKKIYAAVGWDETTQSYTGKTQPVEWVRIHNMPDFVYFNHAQHVVAGEAAIKKAKNVDVVCKACHGAIDTMNVAKMANDFTMGWCIDCHRSTEVDMNNDYNKEYFKNLHDKLKKQYGEGTKITVDAIGGLECGKCHY; from the coding sequence ATGATTAGTTGGAGAAAGCATTACAAAAAGGGATTGATAGCTATAGGATTATTGCTATCAACTAGTGCTTCTGTGTACTCACAGGATGCTGCAAGTGGCGACCCAAAGAATGGGGAAACGCTTTTTAAAACCAATTGTGCTGCCTGTCATGCGTTAGATAAACAAATGGTAGGTCCTGCTCTGGGAGGTGTGGTTGATAGGCTGCAAACCGAGCAAGGGCTGGGGGCAGATTGGTTACATAAGTGGATAAAAGACAACAAGGCTCTCAGGGCGTCGGGAGACAAGTATGCTAATGAAGTTTTTGAAAAGTTCAACAAGACGGAAATGACTACGTTTCCAGGGCTTTCGGAAAAAGATATTGATGATATCTTAGCGTATACCACAAACCCTCCTGTTGTTGACCCACCTGCTGCTGATGCGGCAGCAGAAGCTAATAATTTAGATACTATAAAGAAGGCACAACAGGAGCGTACTAACTCTACAATAGTTTTGGTATCATTACTATTTATTGCGGCATTGTTAGTATGGTTGTTATTAAGACTTAGACAGTTGGTTAAACTTAGCCAAAGTGATGAGTTGTCAGAGCTTAATGCGACTAGAACGCAATCTTTTGGTGAGCTTTACCAGAAGTATCATTATGTAGGTAAGGGTGTTTTAGCGGTACTGGCTATATTGGCGGTTTATGGTGTTTGGAACTGGCTGATGTGGGTAGGTGTTTATAAGGGGTATAAACCTGAGCAGCCTATCTATTTCTCTCACAAAATTCACGCAGGCGAAAATAAGATAGACTGTCAGTTGTGTCACTCAAGTGCTAAGTATGGTAAGGTTTCAGAAATTCCTTCACTTAATGTTTGTATGAACTGTCATAAAAATATTTCAGAATATAAAGGTAACTATATTGAACCTGGTAAATCTAAAGAATTCTATACTGCTGAAATTAAAAAGATTTACGCTGCGGTTGGTTGGGATGAAACTACTCAGTCTTATACAGGTAAAACTCAACCTGTGGAATGGGTGAGAATCCACAATATGCCTGATTTTGTTTACTTTAATCACGCACAGCACGTAGTAGCTGGAGAGGCAGCTATTAAAAAGGCTAAAAATGTAGATGTGGTTTGTAAGGCTTGTCACGGTGCTATAGATACTATGAATGTAGCTAAAATGGCAAATGATTTCACTATGGGATGGTGTATCGACTGTCATAGAAGTACAGAAGTAGATATGAATAACGATTACAACAAAGAGTATTTCAAAAACTTACATGATAAGTTGAAAAAACAGTACGGCGAAGGCACTAAAATTACAGTAGATGCTATCGGTGGACTAGAGTGTGGTAAATGTCATTATTAA
- a CDS encoding gliding motility lipoprotein GldH: protein MTKVNVFWIMLVLFSSASCSSFGDEEVKMNDLNGVWHKNNPQKFEFEIKDAQNPKNIIFVIRNNNDYPFSNLYLISKISKGNKVLGKIDTLNYVLAMPNGEWIGSGFGSTKETLFQYKVNYKFPENGVYNIELKQAMRKDTLKGIEDIGVTIQSLK from the coding sequence ATGACAAAGGTTAATGTTTTTTGGATTATGTTAGTATTGTTCTCTTCGGCTTCTTGCTCGTCGTTTGGAGATGAAGAGGTTAAGATGAATGACCTTAACGGAGTGTGGCATAAAAATAATCCACAAAAATTTGAGTTTGAAATAAAAGATGCTCAGAATCCTAAAAATATTATCTTTGTTATACGAAATAATAATGATTATCCTTTTAGTAACCTCTACCTCATTAGTAAGATAAGTAAAGGGAATAAGGTTTTAGGGAAGATAGACACTCTAAACTATGTGTTAGCAATGCCAAATGGAGAGTGGATAGGCAGTGGTTTTGGTTCTACAAAGGAAACATTATTTCAATATAAGGTTAATTATAAATTTCCTGAAAATGGAGTCTATAACATAGAGCTTAAACAAGCGATGAGAAAAGATACTTTAAAGGGAATAGAAGATATAGGGGTAACAATCCAATCACTAAAATAG
- a CDS encoding SPOR domain-containing protein, with product MKKLINSSFYALFFLAFSFCNAQNTVIKKDTLEGTELSITTDKNISSLLDNLEKGCATKESTVKKAEKSDYIASSNTTNTNKNLSNAEICRKNPRILGYKIQLVVVKSKAEADEVAQYFRRRFPYIKVQLDASLRPNYKVLAGSYFTKEGAASDLRNIRGYFKSAIPVKYMIFCTDAL from the coding sequence ATGAAAAAATTAATAAACTCAAGCTTTTATGCTTTATTCTTTCTTGCCTTTTCTTTTTGTAATGCACAAAATACGGTTATAAAAAAAGATACATTAGAAGGTACAGAGCTTAGTATCACTACTGATAAAAACATTAGTTCTCTGCTAGATAATTTAGAAAAAGGGTGTGCAACAAAAGAAAGCACGGTGAAGAAAGCAGAAAAATCTGATTATATAGCATCCTCTAACACAACAAATACTAACAAAAATTTGTCTAATGCTGAAATTTGCAGAAAAAATCCTAGAATATTGGGATATAAAATACAACTTGTAGTTGTAAAAAGTAAAGCCGAAGCGGACGAGGTTGCTCAGTATTTCAGAAGGAGATTTCCGTACATAAAAGTACAGCTAGATGCTTCTCTTAGACCAAATTACAAAGTATTGGCGGGTAGCTATTTCACCAAGGAAGGAGCAGCAAGCGATTTAAGAAATATAAGAGGTTATTTTAAATCTGCTATTCCCGTAAAATATATGATTTTTTGTACAGATGCCCTCTAA
- the aroQ gene encoding type II 3-dehydroquinate dehydratase: protein MKILIINGANLNLLGTREPEIYGNISMEEVLENLKDKFSAYGVDYFQSNLEGEIINRIQNEDYDALVINPGAFTHYSYAIADALKNLKKPKVEIHISNIYKREEFRQKSVTAAYTDGILSGFGIKGYQLAVAAVVDLM from the coding sequence ATGAAAATATTGATTATTAACGGAGCGAATCTTAACCTTTTAGGGACTAGAGAACCAGAAATTTACGGTAATATTTCTATGGAGGAAGTTTTAGAAAATCTAAAAGATAAATTTTCAGCATACGGAGTGGATTATTTTCAGTCTAACCTAGAGGGAGAAATCATCAATAGAATTCAGAATGAAGACTATGATGCTTTGGTGATTAACCCTGGGGCATTCACGCACTACTCTTATGCTATTGCCGATGCACTTAAAAATCTTAAGAAACCTAAAGTGGAAATACATATTAGTAATATTTATAAAAGAGAGGAGTTTAGACAGAAGTCTGTTACAGCAGCTTATACAGACGGTATTCTATCAGGTTTTGGTATTAAAGGTTACCAGTTAGCTGTAGCTGCAGTCGTAGATTTGATGTAA
- a CDS encoding ATP-binding cassette domain-containing protein, whose product MFFSFHNAQRVILNVKEKEKLSISGRNGCGKSTLLNIICGKLKGDIEIKNSLSMGYYGGHISLNKDLSLANHKDLFKEELLLDVFQNLVFGLEFKSFYNTKIKNLSQGNVVKAHMVFILSLNREIFILDEPTENLDNVSVDYLSNFIRQSNKRYIIVSHDRHFVSKTCENHYMINEKTLQKYEIN is encoded by the coding sequence TTGTTTTTTTCATTTCATAATGCACAACGGGTTATTCTTAATGTCAAAGAAAAAGAAAAGTTATCTATCAGTGGAAGAAATGGTTGTGGGAAATCTACATTACTCAATATCATTTGTGGTAAGCTAAAAGGAGATATTGAAATTAAGAACTCCCTTTCAATGGGGTATTATGGAGGGCATATTTCTCTAAACAAAGATTTGTCATTAGCTAATCATAAAGATTTATTTAAAGAAGAATTGTTGTTAGATGTTTTTCAGAATCTAGTATTTGGTTTGGAGTTTAAATCTTTTTACAACACTAAGATAAAAAATCTATCTCAAGGAAATGTCGTAAAGGCACATATGGTATTTATTCTTTCTCTAAATAGGGAAATATTTATTTTGGATGAGCCTACTGAAAACTTAGATAATGTTTCTGTAGATTATTTATCAAACTTCATTAGACAATCTAACAAAAGATATATTATTGTTTCTCACGACCGTCACTTTGTATCCAAAACTTGTGAAAATCATTATATGATTAATGAAAAAACACTGCAAAAATATGAAATCAATTAA